DNA from Musa acuminata AAA Group cultivar baxijiao chromosome BXJ1-5, Cavendish_Baxijiao_AAA, whole genome shotgun sequence:
ATATGTATAAAATGTACGACTAACAAAAATTGACAATGTCCATATCATCATCACTAGAAACCAATATACATATCAAATCTTCTATATTTTATCTACTAGAAAGTTGatctctaaagtattttttaagcaTATAATTTGAAGTCATTGTTTCAACATGTATGACTTACCCACGATTGGAAACCCCTAAAATCAAAGCAACATCGCTCGAGCTAAACTTAATTAGGATACAACTAAATGTAAAAGTAGATCCTTCTATCCAATATTTCAAAATACTATACAAATATATCGACATATAGGAACGTTAGGAATATCTACTATATgacaaaaatattctcataaaaacaCGAAGATAATATAGCTTAAGACAAATGTATATCATATACTCTCGGTTCTTACCACTCAATTCACAAATAAAACACCTAAAGTAATGGATGTAATAATGACTATTAACTATGTATTATGGAGGGGGTTTATTAGTAGTTGAGGAAGCACAAGATGGTGAACGAGGGGTGACACCGAAAGGGGTGATGTAGTAGGGTTAAAGGAATAGGTGATTCAAGCATCTTTGATGTTGgacttgaaaaaaaattaattaatttcatataacaaTATTAATTGATATAAATCTTTaagttatgatatatatatatatatatatatatagtaaccaCTTTATATGCTTTTTTTCCTGAAGTCAAAGGCATCGTTctgtttatatataaaaataaatattataaataggaGATATTATATCCAAAGATTAAGAGATAAAAACATAGACATGTTATAAAATATATCCGAGAATTCAATACCCTTATATTCTAGTTAAGCAATATGCCTTAAAATTATGTTTGATAAAGATATCCTAAAagcatattatcaatgaaatgaaTGATTTGAACATGGACCTACATAAAAAATAAGTCTATAATGCATGTAGTCCACATTAATCTATAGTGATGTAACCCAAGTGGAACTCCAatgtaaaaaagaaaattatCCCCAAACCTATCCAAACAACTCCAAAACTATTATAACATGTTtacaatcattttttttaatttgtaacTATTTTTGGGTCATTAACTAATAAAATAGAAGATTTCTACCTTGAATTTACAAGTATAACCCGAGTGTAACTCAAATGTAAATAAGATAATTATCTCCAAATAgatataaacttattcaaaactATGATAATATAATCTTAAtatgtttagtattattttttttattttatagttaTTAATTATCGAAATAGGAGGTTTCTATATTGAATTTATAATTGAGTATAACATGCATATAAACCGAGTAGTAATTTTACTCTAATCCTATCAAAACTttctataataattataaaaaaaaatctaatatatttagtattttttttctattttatttttatttttatatgattttagaagttatttttaaaaaaaaatgttctATAGTTCTAAACGGTACTATCACTTGGAATAGGGCAATACTATCATCGTAGGTCAATAGAGCACTAAGTATAAGTGGTACCATTGTCACTAGATAGTGTTACACTAGCTATGGTTTTAAGCTTCTTTGAAACACAGGCCATGAGGGTGGTTGTCTTACATTTAACAGAGGACCATGGAATCATCATGTAACCCTATATGATTTACACTACTATATAAATTCAATTGGAGTGGCCTAAATTTAATTGATCTACGTCTTAAATCACCTAAATATTTAGGTATTACAGTATTACAATAGTTAAGTATTACAAATTCAATTTTAGGGGGTGGGAAGGAGGGGGGGACATTAGGTAAAGGCTTATTAGAGATCGTAGAGGAGATGTCTAAGAGGAAGTCTGGATTAGTGATGTTAGAGAGGTCACAAAACCTATTGTAGGAGGGAAATTAGCACCGACAAAACAAGAGAGGAAGGAGTCAAAGCTAGTGAGGATAGGCTATGCAGCTGGATGAGATACAAGTTTGTAGCCTACAAGTGCAATCaccaaagtgttgaatctcatattttgataatgaaatcaaacgatagtgtttatgatctgatctacgttttgagtgacacagaaaacttcgatcaagaagaaataattaaagcaagaataatCATATTGAGctagagtgaaacatgttagaagattggacgtcgagccgaagaattggtcgacgtatcgacagaaggcttcgggccatgggttcgggcatcgagccaagaagagcaaaaattataccaaggaaatcagagttgcggaggtcaattgaccgatttggcaataggtcataagagagaacgatgcactaaagaatcgaACGAggtatcaatgaaccaatgacatgccaaacaatatttaatttagctttgtaataattatctagattgaagtatgttttagcgtaattgggttggaattaggccaccTCAATTATGGACCaaatgggcccaagtttgggttgtgttgcgccaagtgaaaggtccaaacagtgacccaaactGGTGGAATCGTCGGTGGTACAGTCCCCAAGACTATGTcatgcggtggtatcgctagtctgggcgatagaATTGCCCAGAATCGATCTCTGAGataatgtcaggcggtagtaccacttgGACACAATCTCCCAAGCGATAACATtatcagactgggtggtggtaccacccagtattagtgttgcaagcggtggtactgtccagcacaagtggtggtaccattaggACTCAAAAAAATATGGGATGAAAttttttttggctctaattttgaagtcatttggggtctataaatatcctagctatTCGTACATGGAGTAGTAGGAATTGAGCAAAAAATTGAgttaaaaaatgagaaaaaatacttgagaaaaattggtaaattctcttaggatttaggataacttcttcctagtatttagaagttcatctaaagaaagaagtgaggtctaagaaaaagAGACTcgtaaaggttatcttctaaacccatgaaaaagagaaagagtctaAAAGGTTATTTTACCTTCTCACGCTTTcgtatgttttcaaattaaactCACATTTCAATTTTTATGGAACCTTTAttttaagttaaactcacatATTAATGGGCGAAGTTTTGAAAAAAAACACCCTTATTTTCCCGAGAATTCGCCCAGTATTAATTAACATATTCTTAAATAAAGCGTTGTTCAAGTTTCCAACCACAATACTTGTTAATCATTGACGTATTTGTGAAGGCCTTGTTCCCCTCTCTGCTTCCTCTCCCTATTACTGCTGCCTGAAATCCCTATTCCTCTCCCGCTCCAGATCCCACCCAATACCCACCGGCGGGTGGCGATCCGATAAGGGCCGCGGAGCGGCGCTGGTCCGATGTCGTACGCCGCCGCAGTGAACGTAATGCTGGCGGTGCACGAGAAGAAGACGACCGCTGTCGATCTCTACCGCCCTCTCCGCAACTACATCGCTTACACTTTCTCCGAACACGACGCTCAGGTCGCCGATGACGACCTCCAGACCATCCGACAGCTTCGTCTCAACCTCGAGAagccctccccctcccccctgGACCTCCGCCGGGACCTCCTCATCTCGTACTTCCGCGCCATCGCCGCCGTCGAACCCCGGTTCCCCATCTCCCCCGACCGATCCCACGTCCACTCCCTCACCTTCACCTGGTTCGACGCCTTCCGGTCCAACAAGAAGGCCGCGCTGCCCTCTATCCACCTCGAGAAGGCCGCCGTGCTATTCAACCTCGGCGCTGTCTACAGCCAGATCGCCCTCGCCGCCGATCCCACCTCTGCCGCGGGGCTCAAGCAGGCCTGCAACGGGTTCCAGAGTGCCGCGGGGGCATTCGCGTTCCTGAAGGATCATGCGGCGCCGAAGGCAGTGGCTGCGGGGGCCACGGTCGATTTGTCGGTCGAGTGTGCCGTGATGCTGGAGAAGCTGATGCTGGCGCAGTCTCAGGAGTGCTTCTTTGAGAAGGTTATCGGGGATGCGAAGCCCCCCGGGCTTTGCTCCAAGGTTGCTCGTCAGGTATATCTTGAACTCTCTCGTAGATTTCTTTTATATATTATGTTGATGTTTCGTTGCACATAAAATTCTTGTCATTTCCAGGAAGTTCCTTTTTGTTTTCTGCTAATCTTAACTATGGGCAATTATGATACTATATGGCATATGCAATTTATATATATCTTCCTTGATAGCGCATATTTGATGAGAATCATTGTTTTAATTATGGCATTGAAGGACGTAGTGATAAGGACGTAGTTATTTGAGTCTTCCATCTTGCATTCCAAGATCCTAAACTTCCGTTTGCAGTTTTATTTAGAACTTTGCTGTTACAAATCATTAGTTGATGCTGTCATGTTCATGATCTGTTACTTATTGTACTTTAATATGTTTTCCTGTTAACTCCAAGCTACTGTTGCATATGCTGTTTATTTTCTTATCCTTAGATTCTTGCTTGTCTAACATGTTTAAGAATTCATAGTCGTGATGCAAACTGACAACATCTTGAGCATGCTTCACAAACCTCATGGCATTTGGTGTATGTTGTAGGTTGGAGTCTACTATGAGGAAGCATATGCAGCGCTAAATGCTTCTCCACTCAACCAACATTTTGATCGGACATGGATCTCTCATGTGCAACTGAAGGCAGCCCAATTTTATGCTGAGGCTTGCTATAGATACTCTTTGGAGCTTCATGAGAAAGAAGAAATTGCAGAGGAAATAGCTAGGCTCAGGATTGGGATAAGTGCTCTTGTCGATGCAAAAAAATCTGCCAAGGGTGTAGCTCAACCTCTACTTGATGCTGCTAACAAACTAGAGACCAATATGAATCATAACCTAGAGAGATCTGTGAAGGAGAATGATCGGGTCTATCTCATGCGGATTCCAGCAGCTAGTTCTTTGGCAGCTCTTCCTGCAGCATCTCTAGCAAAGCCCATTCCTCTGGGAGAAGTTTTAAATGCTAGCAAGGAGAAGTTTTTCTCAAACCTTGTCCCTGACAGTAGCACAAAGGCTCTGTCCAAGTACACTGATATGGTCGACAACATTATCCGGACCCAGCTGGAGAAGCTACAACAAGGGAGTGAGATAACAAGGGTTAAACTCAAGGAGATGGACCTGCCAGATTCTATCCTGGCGTTGGAAGGTAACTTAAGTTTGCCTTTGGATCTCACAGAGGATGTAGAGGCAGCACAAATCAGTGGTGGACCATCTGGACTGGAAACTGAGATACAGCAGCTCAGGGACTTGAGGAGGGTCAATCAGGAGCTGTTGGTCCAGGCAGAAGAGCTACTACAGAAGGAAGCAAATGCAGATGCACAATTCCGAAACCAGTTTGGAACAAGGTGGACTAGACCACAGTCAAGCACCTTAACAAAAAACCTACAGGATAGATTAAACAGGTTTGCTGCAAATCTGAAGCAAGCAGCTGATAGTGATTCAAGGATTGATAGGGAAGTAAGAGGCAATGGGGAGCTCATGGCAATCCTTGATTCTAGACCGGTATGCATGCTGTCAACGGGCATATACCTGTCTATTATGTTCAACCAACTAGCTGCAAGTAGAATGGTTACTATATTGTCCCATTCATACTTTCTTGGTATTCCCTTGCATCATTACTGATTCCTATTAATTTTTATAGCGACTGACAGCATATGATAAGAAAGTGTATCCTCTGTTGACTTGTTTCCTCCTTACATAAGCTTGCTAACAAAATATAAGATTAAACAAAATATGTAGTATATTGATTTATTTGATTGCTATATTCCTGAAATTGTACTAATAATTGAATATTCTCTTTATTTCATATTATtcttgtatatatacatgtacaacaGTCTGGGATTATATGCAAATCTATGTTTGTATGTGGAGAGGTACATACATAAGGTGCCTTTGAAGGAACACATATACAAATTAAAGCAAGTTTTTTAGTTTTGTGGCATACCCTTGCCCTGGTAAAATGCTAACTTGACGCATCATGCATGCTAGTCGGAAACGTCCATGTGCCAACTCACACATCTTATAGCTCACATGTGTATTTTTCTGATGGTGCTTTGTTAGTGTAGAGACTCATGGCATCCAATATATGCTATCCTTGATATGAAGTTATACAGGAATTAACACAGAAAACTCTGTTCTATCTTTTTTCCTATCTCTTTCATTATAAATTATATTCATGAAATCTAATTATGGTTTCTTCATATAAATTGATAAGGTCTCTCAAGAAATCTGGGATCTAACTAGTTCAACAGTTGTAAACTTCTCATTTCTTACAATATTTTGCAGATTGAATCAGCCCTTCCAAGTCTTGCAAGGCCTATCATGTCTTTAGATGGAAATGAAGATGCTATAGTGGGAGCTCTCAAACAGAGCTTGGTATGTACTGAATTTTGTTGTATTCTGGAAAAAGGAAATATTGCAGTTTTACTCTATTTGTCTCTGAACTGCAAGAAGTCAGTTCTGCTTGACTTTGATATGTGAGATGCACAGCCTCAATTTTGTTTGGCTTCATATGTTTGAATTTCATAATGCATCTGTAGCTTTTCCTTTTAGTTTttagtttaattttcttgaaactcATGGAGCTCAATGTGTTCTTTGGAGGCTTTTGTTCATTTGACTTGGGAACCTTGGGGCTAGTGCCTAGTAATAAATTTCTGGTAATTGTCGATAAGAGTAGGACTCTCCTTTATATAGTTGACACTTAGATCTGTTACCAGTAACAATTGCACATTTCAGTTAACTGGATAATATATTGGATCTGGCTGTGAATTCTGAAGTTGTTTGATCACATCAGATGCATGCTTTACTTGCTAGTCCATGATAATTGGTAACTCACTAACTCCAGTTAATTCCGTTTTGATGTTAAATCATAATTGTCTAATTTAACACCTTCTGAATGTTCCTTTAGTTATACTTTTG
Protein-coding regions in this window:
- the LOC103973281 gene encoding vacuolar-sorting protein BRO1, which encodes MSYAAAVNVMLAVHEKKTTAVDLYRPLRNYIAYTFSEHDAQVADDDLQTIRQLRLNLEKPSPSPLDLRRDLLISYFRAIAAVEPRFPISPDRSHVHSLTFTWFDAFRSNKKAALPSIHLEKAAVLFNLGAVYSQIALAADPTSAAGLKQACNGFQSAAGAFAFLKDHAAPKAVAAGATVDLSVECAVMLEKLMLAQSQECFFEKVIGDAKPPGLCSKVARQVGVYYEEAYAALNASPLNQHFDRTWISHVQLKAAQFYAEACYRYSLELHEKEEIAEEIARLRIGISALVDAKKSAKGVAQPLLDAANKLETNMNHNLERSVKENDRVYLMRIPAASSLAALPAASLAKPIPLGEVLNASKEKFFSNLVPDSSTKALSKYTDMVDNIIRTQLEKLQQGSEITRVKLKEMDLPDSILALEGNLSLPLDLTEDVEAAQISGGPSGLETEIQQLRDLRRVNQELLVQAEELLQKEANADAQFRNQFGTRWTRPQSSTLTKNLQDRLNRFAANLKQAADSDSRIDREVRGNGELMAILDSRPIESALPSLARPIMSLDGNEDAIVGALKQSLRQLENLGEQRAGLEDMLKEMKRKDDILPKLMASTGSQEDLFKKEIAKYDQICEEIAQNIEAQEQVLLQLQSKNDDFAAMFNLEDFKVAREKSYKQIAAAVAKYREIKENINEGLKFYVTLQDALTNVKQQCSDFIMTRSIQCREMVEDVQRQIAGLNFATDGKTGYNYPSGGQLNHSRTDAQQAEPQTTPPPHPPPTYQHIPAEQPGPGYLQPYPSTGQPDHQRNTQQPEPQSTPPPPHPQPSYHRLPAEQPRPGYLQPYPSTGQPDHQRTTQQPEPQSTPPPSHPQPPYHHLPAEQPRPGYAHPYPAYAAPQQTPYYAPVGQYQHPQQAPNHDYGQPAYPGWHGAYYNAYQQQTGPYPPPPYTVPAPYPPPQQGSYHSR